GGCCGAAATGTTCTGTAATCAGCCCGAGGCGGTAGCAGGATCGTCTATACCATTTACCCTTAATGTTATTGCCCGGTCAGCCACACCCGTGCAGCTGAAAGCCTTGAAATGGAACGGGATTTCTGCGAACCTCCATACCAGGCTAGGTAACGATTCTTTATTTTCGTCAAAACAGCAGATAGATATTCCGGTAGGCACACCGCTTGCAGAGCCTTACTGGCTGACTAAGCCAGGTGAGGATGCCGATCACTATTATTTGCCTTCCGATACGCTTAACGGACTTCCCGAATCACCATCAAGAACCCGCGCTTTGCTTAGTTGCACGATAGGAGAGGAGAGTTTCGATATAAACGTTCCCCTGTCTTACAAAAGACTTGATCCGGTAAAGGGGGATGTTACTGAAGCGTTACGTATTGTTCCTGCAGTAATGCCAGGCTTTACGCACCAGCTTCTTATATCTAACGATGATGGTTCGCTGAATACCGAAGTACGCTTACATCCCTTAAAAGATATAACAAACGCCTCCCTGTCCATAGAGTCGGGCAGGCCCTTACTCACCATAAGCCATCTTAATTTAAAAGCGGGGATCGATACCGTACTGCCTGTTAAAATTCCGAAGAACTCGTTAATGCAAACCGGAACTAAAGAATTTACATTAAAGGCCGTCCTTAATGATGGCGATAACCGGTATGACAAAACGCAGCAGTTAATTGCGTATGATCACATTCCTACGCTTCAGTATTTCACTCCCGCTGAAACCAGGGTATTAAACAAAAACTGGAAGAGTACCGTTTCTAAAATAGCCTATATTGAAGGTGCGGGCGACTATACAGCTGATTTCCTTCGTTTGGCGGGACTAAGTGTCACTATATTAAAAGATGAAGATTTCACTTCTGCCGCGAACCTTAAGCAGTACGATGCCATTATAACAGGCGTTAGGGCGGTCAACACCGAAAAACGAATGAATTACTGGTTACCGGTGTTGCATCAGTACGTCCAAAATGGAGGGACGCTGGTTGTACAATACAACACCGTACAGGGTCTTACATCTGATAATATTGGTCCATATCCGTTTAGTTTAGGTAACGCAAGGGTGACGGAAGAAAATGCTGAGGTAAACTTTTTAAATCCTTCACACAGGCTGCTTAACTACCCTAACAAAATAACAAAAGATGATTTCAAAGGATGGGTACAGGAGCGGGGACTCTACTTTCCGGTCACCTGGGACAATCATTATGAACCCCTGTTTGAGATGAACGATACAGGCGAGGCGCCTTTAAAAGGATGTACGCTATATACAACGTATGGCAAGGGACACTATATCTATTCTTCGCTGTCATTTTTCAGGCAGTTGCCTGCCGGAAACACCGGTGCAGTACGTTTATTAATGAATATGTTATCAGTTGGTAAATAATGGCTCCTAATCAACCGAAATGGCGATTCTGGTACCTGGCGGTATTGCTGCTGTTGCTGATCCAAATTCTTTTGTATTATTGGTTCACTAAATTCTGGGGATGAGTTTAATTGACTGGACGGTACTGCTGATAACCCTTACAGGCATTATCGTCTATGGCGTTTATAAGGGTCGTAACCAGCACGGGGCACAATCGTACCTCCTGGCAGATAAAAAAATGCCCTGGTATCTTGTTCTGCTTGGTATCATGTCGACTCAGGCCAGCGCTATCACATTCCTTTCGGCCCCAGGACAGGCTTATACTGACGGGATGCGCTTTGTGCAGTACTATTTTGGCTTACCGATAGCCATGGTGGTTATCTGCATTACCTTTATACCAATTTTCGGAAAGCTGAATGTGTATACAGCGTACGAATACCTTGAACAACGTTTCGACCGAAAGACGCGGCTCGCTACAGCTATACTTTTTCTTCTTTCACGAGGACTGTCTACAGGTATCAGCATCTATGCTCCATCAATTATTCTATCTTCTGTTTTAGGATGGAATATTTATATCACCACTGTTCTTCTGGGCGGCTTGCTCATCATCTACACTTGTAGCGGCGGTGCCGGCGCCGTGGCTCACACCCAGAAGCTTCAGTTTATGATCATTCTGTCGGGCATGGCGCTGGCGGGCTGGTTGGTTGTGGAAAGCCTGCCTTCCGGGGTAGATATGGGCGACGCCCTCTATGTTGCAGGAAAAGCTGGAAAATTAAATGTTATTACAACAGGATTCGACTGGAAAGATAAATACAACATCTGGAGTGGCATCGTCGGCGGTTTCTTCCTCGCCCTATCGTATTTTGGTACTGATCAAAGCCAGGTGGGCCGGTATATTACGGCAAAAGACGCCAAAGTAGCACGGATGGGGCTTTTGATGAATGGACTGGTAAAGATTCCGATGCAATTTTCCATATTGCTTATCGGAGCGCTGCTTTTTGCTTTCTACAGCTTTAAACCGGCGCCGCTTTATTTTAATGAGGGATCGTATAGTCTGCTGAAAGAGCAGCATCCTCAACAGGTGCTCAAAATTGAAAACGAATATCAGGTACTGCAACAACGTTACGCCCGACAAGTAAGGGAAGTTGCAGCTGAAAGAAATAACAGCAAGGAGCATTCCGATGTACTTGCTAAAGAATTTCAGCAAACAAAGGAGCAGATTGAGCAGTTAAGAGGCTCGGTAAATGACCTGATCTCATTGAATAAACTAAGCACCGACTCGAGCGACACAAATTATATATTCCTTTATTTCGTCAAACACACTCTTCCTAAAGGAGTGGTGGGCTTACTCTTTGCTATTATATTCCTTGCATCATGGGGGTCTGTCTCGGCAGCCCTGAATTCTCTCGCGGCTTCGTCCCTTATGGATGTTCAACTACTTAAGGGCAGCAATACGGTTAGCGAAAAGAAACAATTACTTTACGGCAGGTTACATACTTTTTTCTGGGGGATATTTAGTATTGGCGTCGCTATGTTCGCGACACAGCTTGGTTCACTGATAGAAGCTGTAAACGTCCTTGGATCACTTTTCTATGGTACTATCCTCGGAATTTTCCTTGTAGCTTTCTATATGAAACCAGTTAAGGGGAATAACGTTTTTATCGGGGCAGTAGTGGCCGAAATATGCGTGCTGCTTATATATAAAGCGGATATTGTCTCGTTTTTATGGCTGAATGCAGTAGGCGCATTGCTTGTCCCTTTCGTAAGCGGATGCCTGTATTTAATTCAGAAAAGAGCATCTTTGCATAATGATCAATAAAGAGGATATAGCAGCGGACTATCAGATTATTCAGGACGAAATCTGTCGTGGACTCGAACAGCTTGATGGCCTGGGCGCCTTTGAAGAAGAAATCTGGGAACGGGAAGGCGGCGGTGGCGGCCGTACTCGTATTATACAAAATGGAAATGTGCTTGAAAAAGGAGGCGTAAATTTCTCTGCTGTATACGGGCAACTTCCCAAGACGGTAAAGAAATCGCTTAAAGTTGACTCTGACGACTTTTTTGCTACCGGCGTTTCTATTGTAATTCATCCAAACCATCCTTTAGTGCCGATTATCCACATGAACATACGCTATTTCGAAATGAATGAAGATGTCAGATGGTTTGGCGGCGGCATCGATCTCACGCCTCATTATGTATTTGAAGAGGATGCTCGCTTCTTTCACAGTCACCTTAAAGCGGTATGCGATCAATATAGTCCTTCCTTTTATCCCGACTTTAAAAAATGGGCGGACAATTATTTCTTTATTAAGCACCGCAACGAAACACGCGGCATCGGGGGGATTTTTTACGACCGGTTAAGTCCTGCTACATCCGGAGTGGAATGGTATGAAATTTTTGAATTTTCTAAGGCTGTGGGCCGCTCGTTTGTTCCCATGTACTCTGAACTGGTTAACCGGCACCGCAACACCGACTTTACTGATAATGAAAAGCAATGGCAATATCAGCGCAGAAGCCGCTATGCTGAATTTAATCTGGTATACGATGCA
The window above is part of the Arcticibacter tournemirensis genome. Proteins encoded here:
- a CDS encoding sodium:solute symporter, which codes for MSLIDWTVLLITLTGIIVYGVYKGRNQHGAQSYLLADKKMPWYLVLLGIMSTQASAITFLSAPGQAYTDGMRFVQYYFGLPIAMVVICITFIPIFGKLNVYTAYEYLEQRFDRKTRLATAILFLLSRGLSTGISIYAPSIILSSVLGWNIYITTVLLGGLLIIYTCSGGAGAVAHTQKLQFMIILSGMALAGWLVVESLPSGVDMGDALYVAGKAGKLNVITTGFDWKDKYNIWSGIVGGFFLALSYFGTDQSQVGRYITAKDAKVARMGLLMNGLVKIPMQFSILLIGALLFAFYSFKPAPLYFNEGSYSLLKEQHPQQVLKIENEYQVLQQRYARQVREVAAERNNSKEHSDVLAKEFQQTKEQIEQLRGSVNDLISLNKLSTDSSDTNYIFLYFVKHTLPKGVVGLLFAIIFLASWGSVSAALNSLAASSLMDVQLLKGSNTVSEKKQLLYGRLHTFFWGIFSIGVAMFATQLGSLIEAVNVLGSLFYGTILGIFLVAFYMKPVKGNNVFIGAVVAEICVLLIYKADIVSFLWLNAVGALLVPFVSGCLYLIQKRASLHNDQ
- a CDS encoding PIG-L family deacetylase, with translation MHRKIGILIFLISLSYAIEAQQVRPSASAEIHHELLQLNKLVKVLYFAAHPDDENTRLLSWLVNDQNINTAYLSLTRGDGGQNIIGREQGPALGLIRTYELLEARKIDGAGQFFTRAVDFGFSKNTTETFKHWNENILTGDAVWTIRHFRPDVIICRFPPDARAGHGQHAASAVIAEKAFKAAGDKGQFSEHLKYLQTWQPKRILLNSYRFGNNNTTSESQLKIATGQYKPQMGMGYGELAGISRSVHKSQGAGTPSVAGIQTEYFALVDGQPLSASLFDGIDVSWNRVGRKDIGDQINDIIQKFNYNRPDLSLPHLLKLRKQIAQVKDNFWRKEKLTELDKIILDCSGFMAEMFCNQPEAVAGSSIPFTLNVIARSATPVQLKALKWNGISANLHTRLGNDSLFSSKQQIDIPVGTPLAEPYWLTKPGEDADHYYLPSDTLNGLPESPSRTRALLSCTIGEESFDINVPLSYKRLDPVKGDVTEALRIVPAVMPGFTHQLLISNDDGSLNTEVRLHPLKDITNASLSIESGRPLLTISHLNLKAGIDTVLPVKIPKNSLMQTGTKEFTLKAVLNDGDNRYDKTQQLIAYDHIPTLQYFTPAETRVLNKNWKSTVSKIAYIEGAGDYTADFLRLAGLSVTILKDEDFTSAANLKQYDAIITGVRAVNTEKRMNYWLPVLHQYVQNGGTLVVQYNTVQGLTSDNIGPYPFSLGNARVTEENAEVNFLNPSHRLLNYPNKITKDDFKGWVQERGLYFPVTWDNHYEPLFEMNDTGEAPLKGCTLYTTYGKGHYIYSSLSFFRQLPAGNTGAVRLLMNMLSVGK
- the hemF gene encoding oxygen-dependent coproporphyrinogen oxidase, with product MINKEDIAADYQIIQDEICRGLEQLDGLGAFEEEIWEREGGGGGRTRIIQNGNVLEKGGVNFSAVYGQLPKTVKKSLKVDSDDFFATGVSIVIHPNHPLVPIIHMNIRYFEMNEDVRWFGGGIDLTPHYVFEEDARFFHSHLKAVCDQYSPSFYPDFKKWADNYFFIKHRNETRGIGGIFYDRLSPATSGVEWYEIFEFSKAVGRSFVPMYSELVNRHRNTDFTDNEKQWQYQRRSRYAEFNLVYDAGTRFGLETNGRIESILMSLPPQANWVYNYQPQPGSEEQKTLAFLKKGIDWV